A genome region from Dolichospermum compactum NIES-806 includes the following:
- the truB gene encoding tRNA pseudouridine(55) synthase TruB, whose translation MQGFLNLNKPLDWTSHDCVAKVRKLLNMKRVGHAGTLDPKATGVLPIALGKATRLLQYLPGEKAYQATVRLGIQTTTDDLEGEIITSTPCPGLDLEHIKTSLSQFIGKIEQIPPSYSAIQVDGKRLYDLARKGEKVEVPVRTVEVSQIQVLDWRDGDFPELDIAISCGTGTYIRAIARDLGTILNIGGTLSALIRTQSSSFQLPTSLTFTDLATQIENSTFQPISADTPLEHLKAVNLAPESAKKWCQGQKIPLNLAIDNFVRVYETETHFLGIGKIEHDLLIPQMVFFEYPN comes from the coding sequence GTGCAAGGCTTTCTCAATTTAAACAAACCACTTGACTGGACTTCTCATGACTGCGTAGCCAAAGTCCGCAAACTACTGAACATGAAACGAGTCGGACACGCAGGAACTTTAGATCCTAAAGCTACTGGAGTATTACCGATAGCCTTGGGTAAAGCTACCAGATTATTACAATATTTACCGGGAGAAAAGGCTTATCAAGCCACTGTTCGGCTAGGAATACAAACTACTACAGATGATTTAGAAGGGGAAATTATTACCTCTACACCCTGTCCAGGATTAGATTTAGAACATATCAAAACGTCCCTTTCCCAGTTTATCGGTAAAATTGAGCAAATTCCCCCCAGTTACAGCGCCATTCAAGTTGATGGTAAACGTCTCTATGATTTAGCACGGAAAGGGGAAAAAGTTGAAGTTCCGGTGCGGACAGTTGAAGTTTCCCAAATTCAGGTATTAGACTGGCGAGACGGAGATTTTCCCGAATTAGATATAGCCATATCTTGTGGGACGGGAACATATATTCGGGCGATCGCTCGTGATTTAGGTACAATACTCAACATAGGTGGGACTCTATCCGCCCTCATTCGCACACAAAGCAGCAGTTTCCAACTTCCAACCAGTCTCACCTTCACCGACTTAGCCACCCAAATCGAAAACAGCACATTTCAACCCATATCCGCAGACACACCATTAGAACATCTCAAAGCCGTAAATTTAGCCCCAGAATCAGCTAAAAAATGGTGTCAAGGTCAAAAAATTCCCCTCAATCTGGCTATTGACAACTTTGTGCGAGTTTATGAAACAGAAACCCATTTCTTAGGAATCGGGAAAATAGAACATGATTTATTAATCCCGCAAATGGTGTTTTTTGAATATCCAAATTAA
- a CDS encoding four helix bundle protein, with protein sequence MEGLEWLVYFRQAVLADEIWKIVLHWEEFPKARIGKQIVHSVDSIGANIAEGCGRYNFQDNRRFVRIERGSLNETRHWLRRAYKPNLLTDDEVNRLKPIIDELSPKLNAYLNSIGNISGKNSDN encoded by the coding sequence TTGGAGGGTTTAGAATGGTTGGTTTATTTCCGCCAAGCTGTACTAGCTGATGAGATTTGGAAAATTGTTCTTCATTGGGAGGAATTTCCCAAAGCAAGAATTGGTAAGCAAATAGTACATTCTGTTGATAGTATTGGCGCAAATATTGCAGAAGGTTGCGGCAGGTATAACTTTCAGGATAATCGCCGGTTCGTCAGAATAGAGAGAGGTTCTTTAAATGAAACTAGACATTGGTTAAGACGAGCTTATAAACCAAATCTATTAACAGATGACGAAGTAAATAGGCTCAAACCAATCATTGATGAACTTTCTCCCAAGTTAAACGCTTATCTTAACTCCATTGGCAATATTTCAGGAAAAAACTCTGACAACTAA
- a CDS encoding pyridoxal-phosphate-dependent aminotransferase family protein: protein MDDKLMLMIPGPTPVPEAALLALAKHPIGHRSGEFSSMMGEVTENLKWLHQTTSDVLMLNVSGTGAVEAGIINFLSPGDRILVGSNGKFGERWVEVGQAFGLNVEAVTAEWGQPLDPAQFAAKLQADTNKEIKAVIITHSETSTGVINDLEAINRHVKEHGEALIIVDAVTSLGAYNVPVDAWGLDVVASGSQKGYMIPPGLGFISVSPKAWEAYKTAKLPKYYLDLGKYRKATAKNTTPFTPPVNLMVALHTTLGMMKKEGLESIFTRHERQKNATRAAMKALNLSLFAADECASPAITAVATPGIETDKIRSLMKKRFDIALAGGQDHLSNKIFRIGHLGFVCDRDILSCIASLEVVLPQVGHENFTSGAGIAAAAKVFAQ from the coding sequence ATGGACGATAAATTGATGCTGATGATTCCTGGTCCTACCCCAGTTCCAGAAGCAGCTTTACTAGCATTAGCTAAACACCCCATTGGCCACCGCAGCGGTGAGTTTAGTAGCATGATGGGAGAGGTGACAGAAAACCTCAAATGGCTACATCAAACCACCAGCGATGTATTGATGCTAAATGTTAGTGGTACTGGTGCTGTAGAAGCGGGAATAATTAATTTTCTTTCTCCAGGCGATCGCATTTTAGTCGGTTCTAATGGTAAATTCGGTGAACGTTGGGTAGAAGTTGGTCAAGCCTTTGGCTTAAATGTAGAAGCAGTCACCGCAGAATGGGGACAACCCTTAGACCCAGCCCAATTTGCAGCCAAACTCCAAGCTGATACCAACAAAGAAATCAAAGCCGTCATTATCACCCACAGCGAAACCTCAACCGGTGTCATAAATGATCTAGAAGCCATCAACCGCCACGTTAAAGAACATGGAGAGGCTTTAATTATTGTTGATGCTGTCACCAGTTTAGGGGCTTACAACGTCCCTGTAGACGCTTGGGGTTTAGATGTAGTCGCTTCTGGTTCACAAAAAGGTTATATGATTCCCCCCGGCTTAGGATTTATCTCCGTCAGTCCTAAAGCCTGGGAAGCCTACAAAACCGCAAAATTGCCCAAGTATTATTTAGATTTAGGGAAATATCGGAAAGCCACCGCTAAAAATACCACTCCCTTTACTCCCCCAGTTAACTTAATGGTGGCACTACATACCACCTTGGGAATGATGAAAAAGGAAGGATTGGAATCCATCTTTACCCGTCATGAACGCCAAAAAAATGCTACTCGTGCAGCCATGAAAGCATTAAATTTATCACTGTTTGCCGCTGATGAATGTGCCAGTCCTGCCATTACTGCTGTAGCTACTCCAGGCATCGAAACCGATAAAATTCGTTCTTTAATGAAAAAACGGTTTGATATTGCTTTAGCAGGTGGACAAGACCATCTGAGTAATAAAATTTTCCGCATAGGTCACTTAGGTTTTGTGTGCGATAGAGACATTCTTAGCTGTATCGCTTCCCTAGAAGTTGTCCTTCCACAAGTTGGTCATGAAAACTTTACTTCCGGCGCTGGTATAGCAGCAGCAGCAAAAGTTTTTGCCCAATAG
- a CDS encoding DUF5340 domain-containing protein translates to MEPIPLPSPVHYELILQILERQTMTSLGQNQDLRNQVNQLIITLRKAASQQKRLEETFESSSLVIDHRWSINHFGDKVDCS, encoded by the coding sequence ATGGAGCCAATTCCCTTACCTTCTCCTGTCCATTACGAACTTATACTTCAAATTTTAGAAAGACAAACCATGACTTCTCTAGGTCAAAACCAAGACCTACGCAATCAAGTTAATCAACTAATTATTACCCTGCGAAAAGCTGCATCCCAACAAAAACGCCTAGAAGAAACTTTTGAATCTTCTTCCTTAGTAATTGATCACCGTTGGTCTATTAACCATTTTGGTGATAAAGTAGATTGCTCATGA
- a CDS encoding DMT family transporter, translating to MHQSSGRWRLGLSLSLVTVFLWGVLPLALTVTLQELDVYTVIWFRFLTSFLLLAIYLLFQQQLPTLEQLRATSWQLLVVATIFLAANYFLFMQGLALTAPANAEVIIQLSSVLLSFGGLVIFHERYTLSQWLGVAVLTLGFALFFHAQLANLITAKGEYLLGSGLIVFGAIAWAIYALSQKQLLQSLSSAKIMLIIYGGCALLFTPLAKINTIFTLDIFYFSILLFCALNTFIAYGAFAESLVHWQASRVGAVLALAPIITLISSWLMSVIAPNIISPENISLVGVTGAFLVVIGSISIALGKSS from the coding sequence ATGCATCAAAGTTCTGGTCGTTGGCGTTTGGGTCTAAGTTTATCACTGGTAACTGTCTTTTTATGGGGAGTTTTACCTTTAGCTTTGACGGTAACGCTACAAGAGCTAGATGTCTACACCGTTATTTGGTTTCGGTTTTTAACTTCCTTCCTCTTACTGGCAATTTATTTGTTGTTTCAGCAACAATTACCAACCTTAGAGCAATTACGTGCTACTTCTTGGCAATTATTAGTAGTTGCTACTATATTTTTGGCTGCTAACTATTTTCTGTTTATGCAAGGTTTAGCATTGACCGCCCCAGCTAATGCTGAAGTGATAATTCAATTATCTAGTGTGTTATTAAGTTTTGGTGGATTAGTCATTTTTCACGAACGTTATACATTGTCTCAATGGCTAGGTGTAGCTGTACTAACTCTCGGTTTTGCACTATTTTTTCATGCCCAATTAGCTAATCTCATCACAGCCAAAGGTGAATATTTACTAGGTAGCGGCTTGATTGTGTTCGGGGCAATAGCATGGGCTATCTATGCCTTATCACAAAAACAGTTATTGCAATCGTTATCTTCAGCAAAAATCATGTTGATTATTTATGGTGGCTGTGCTTTATTATTCACGCCATTAGCAAAAATCAATACAATTTTTACTCTTGATATTTTCTATTTTTCAATTTTGCTATTTTGCGCTTTAAATACCTTCATTGCCTATGGTGCTTTTGCGGAATCTTTGGTACATTGGCAAGCATCAAGAGTGGGTGCTGTATTAGCTTTAGCTCCGATTATTACTTTAATTTCCAGTTGGCTGATGTCAGTAATTGCTCCTAATATTATCTCTCCAGAAAATATTTCTTTAGTAGGTGTTACTGGTGCATTTTTAGTCGTCATTGGTTCTATATCTATTGCATTAGGTAAATCTAGTTAG
- the trpC gene encoding indole-3-glycerol phosphate synthase TrpC: MQIRRRSPSPVINISILQYRSAIEGAAPNNILEEIVWLKEAEVEQMRERLPLRELQTQALSVPPTRDFVNALRQGKTHPALIAEVKKASPSKGVFREDFDPVAIAQSYQKGGASCLSVLTDVKFFQGSFENLSLVRAAVDLPLLCKDFIIYPYQMYWARIHGADAVLLIAAILSDQDLQYFIKIAHNLKMATLIEVHNLEELDRVLALDGVSLIGINNRNLEDFSVDLQTTCQLLTARGEQLQAKNILVVSESGLHHPEDLSVVKKAGASAVLIGESLVKQPDPQLAIANLFA; encoded by the coding sequence ATGCAAATCCGTCGTCGTTCACCTAGCCCAGTTATTAATATTTCTATACTTCAATATCGGTCTGCTATAGAAGGGGCTGCACCAAATAACATTTTAGAAGAAATTGTCTGGCTCAAAGAAGCAGAAGTTGAGCAAATGCGAGAAAGGCTACCTTTGCGGGAATTGCAAACACAAGCCCTATCAGTGCCACCAACTCGTGATTTTGTTAATGCTTTGCGTCAAGGTAAAACTCATCCGGCTTTAATTGCTGAAGTCAAAAAAGCTTCCCCCAGTAAAGGGGTATTTAGGGAGGATTTTGACCCAGTAGCGATCGCTCAATCTTATCAAAAAGGTGGAGCTAGTTGTCTTTCTGTTCTCACAGATGTTAAATTTTTCCAAGGTAGTTTTGAAAATCTATCCTTAGTCCGTGCAGCAGTAGATTTACCTTTGCTGTGCAAGGATTTTATTATCTATCCTTACCAAATGTATTGGGCGCGAATTCATGGAGCAGACGCAGTTTTATTAATAGCAGCCATCCTTAGTGATCAAGATTTGCAATACTTTATCAAAATTGCTCATAACCTGAAAATGGCAACTTTAATAGAAGTGCATAATTTAGAAGAACTAGATCGAGTTTTAGCTTTAGATGGTGTTTCTTTAATTGGCATTAATAATCGCAACTTAGAAGATTTTTCTGTTGATTTACAAACAACTTGTCAATTACTCACAGCTAGAGGTGAACAGTTACAAGCAAAAAACATTCTTGTCGTTAGCGAATCAGGATTGCATCACCCAGAGGATTTAAGTGTAGTTAAAAAAGCAGGTGCATCCGCTGTACTTATTGGTGAATCCTTGGTTAAACAACCAGATCCTCAATTAGCAATAGCCAATCTCTTTGCTTAA
- a CDS encoding serine hydrolase — MSETSDKLIPISQRQPVQRRRRKRPVSKTGQKKVINQQPVSSPKETATLARLNNHSSPVPISPGGRRPASRKMMPTGVKPVPTVKQNTQISSPANVRLKTVRMEKPRIERRGSHKTRLKPMARTMLYALRLLIVGVGVGAIVGTLLSVLDPANRLGSVALVSQTTTSQKTSQTPDTSLYLSQEITPLKNSLQILATANADLMPGVFLLDLDNGNYVDINTNTSFAAASTIKIPILIAFFQDVDAGKIRLDEMLTMQKEMIVGGSGNMQYQTPGSKYTALDVATKMITISDNTATNMLVAKLGGQEALNGRFRSWGLTTTMIRNPLPDLEGTNTTSPRELGNLISMVNQGNVVSMRSRDLMLNIMSRTERDNLLPAGLGKGANAYHKTGDIGTMLADAGLIDVPTGKRYIAAIMVKRPNNDPRAAKLISSISSAAYEHFSQATVTPNNPTNNQPVTQPITQPISNYQPPVQPFIQQPVQQPIMNPTMPNGMVNNMPVGSYPQPIMTPQYYPPQ, encoded by the coding sequence ATGTCAGAAACTAGTGACAAACTCATACCCATATCACAAAGGCAACCTGTACAGCGTCGCCGGCGTAAACGTCCTGTCTCGAAGACAGGACAGAAAAAAGTTATTAATCAACAGCCAGTTTCTAGTCCAAAAGAAACTGCAACATTAGCTCGTCTAAATAATCATAGCAGTCCTGTTCCTATCTCACCTGGGGGGCGAAGACCAGCATCACGGAAGATGATGCCTACAGGTGTTAAACCAGTACCTACAGTCAAGCAAAATACTCAAATTTCTTCACCAGCAAATGTGAGGTTAAAGACGGTACGCATGGAGAAGCCGAGAATTGAGAGAAGAGGGTCACACAAGACTCGGTTAAAACCTATGGCTAGAACTATGTTATATGCCTTGCGGTTGTTGATTGTGGGTGTGGGGGTAGGTGCGATTGTGGGTACGTTGTTGTCAGTTTTAGACCCTGCTAATCGCTTGGGTTCAGTGGCGTTAGTATCTCAAACTACTACTTCTCAAAAAACATCTCAAACTCCTGATACAAGTTTATATCTGTCCCAAGAAATTACTCCTTTAAAAAATTCTTTACAAATTCTCGCTACAGCTAATGCTGATTTGATGCCAGGGGTGTTTTTATTAGATTTAGATAATGGTAATTATGTAGATATTAATACTAATACAAGTTTTGCTGCGGCAAGCACGATTAAAATTCCGATTTTGATTGCTTTTTTCCAGGATGTAGATGCTGGTAAAATCCGCCTGGATGAAATGTTAACTATGCAAAAAGAGATGATTGTCGGGGGTTCGGGAAATATGCAATATCAAACCCCAGGCAGCAAATACACTGCTCTTGATGTGGCGACGAAGATGATTACAATTAGCGACAATACGGCTACGAATATGCTGGTTGCTAAATTAGGGGGACAGGAGGCTTTAAATGGACGTTTTCGCAGTTGGGGACTGACAACGACGATGATTCGTAATCCTCTCCCGGATTTAGAGGGGACTAATACTACTAGTCCCAGGGAATTGGGGAATTTGATCTCGATGGTTAATCAAGGTAATGTGGTGAGTATGCGATCGCGTGATTTAATGCTTAATATTATGAGTCGCACTGAACGAGATAATCTTTTACCTGCTGGCTTAGGAAAAGGCGCAAATGCTTACCACAAAACAGGTGATATTGGCACAATGTTAGCAGATGCGGGTCTGATTGATGTCCCTACAGGTAAACGTTATATTGCCGCTATTATGGTGAAACGTCCCAATAATGATCCTCGCGCAGCAAAATTAATTAGTTCTATTTCTAGTGCTGCTTACGAACACTTTAGCCAAGCTACAGTAACACCTAACAATCCAACAAATAACCAACCAGTTACTCAACCCATAACTCAACCAATTTCTAATTATCAACCACCCGTTCAACCCTTTATTCAGCAACCAGTTCAACAACCGATAATGAATCCTACTATGCCTAATGGGATGGTTAATAATATGCCTGTAGGCAGTTATCCGCAGCCTATAATGACTCCGCAATATTATCCACCACAATAA
- the dprA gene encoding DNA-processing protein DprA, translating into MSTTEERKYWLAWSQISGIGPILLQRLQQHFGNLETAWKSSPGELRKVEGFGFQTLEKVVQQKSRLNPEQLLTQHQQANPHFWTPADPEYPQLLREIPSPPPLLYYRGEVDLQENSGQKPLVGIVGTRQPTEYGIKWTRQISTALAKNGFTVVSGMAEGIDTESHAAAMKAGGRTIAVVGTGVDVIYPYKNRDLYKQILTSGIVISEYPAKTTPNRTHFPRRNRIIAGLSRAVLVIEAPIKSGALITATYANEFCRDVYALPGRIDDQPSQGCLKLISQGAGLINQELSELLTMLGAIPQIDIEIPIIKSPPLPDLAPELQQVIDILAIDVLSFDFIIQKTGMNAALVSSSLLQLELMGLVTQLPGMRYQKC; encoded by the coding sequence ATGTCAACTACAGAAGAACGTAAATATTGGTTAGCTTGGTCACAAATTTCTGGTATTGGACCGATATTACTGCAAAGATTACAACAGCACTTTGGTAACTTAGAAACTGCTTGGAAATCCAGTCCTGGAGAATTACGAAAAGTTGAAGGTTTCGGATTTCAAACATTAGAAAAAGTTGTTCAACAAAAATCCCGTTTAAACCCCGAACAACTCCTCACTCAACACCAACAAGCAAACCCCCATTTTTGGACACCAGCAGACCCAGAATATCCCCAACTACTGCGAGAAATTCCCAGTCCACCTCCATTATTGTACTATCGGGGAGAAGTTGATTTACAGGAAAATTCAGGACAAAAACCCTTAGTAGGAATTGTCGGAACTCGTCAACCCACAGAATATGGAATTAAATGGACTCGACAAATTAGTACCGCATTAGCCAAAAATGGTTTTACCGTTGTTTCCGGTATGGCCGAAGGAATAGACACCGAAAGTCACGCAGCAGCAATGAAAGCAGGAGGAAGAACAATAGCAGTTGTCGGAACAGGAGTAGATGTTATTTATCCTTATAAAAATCGAGATTTATATAAACAGATATTGACATCTGGCATAGTAATTAGTGAATATCCTGCCAAAACCACACCCAACCGCACCCATTTTCCCCGGCGAAATCGCATCATCGCCGGTTTAAGTCGCGCAGTATTAGTCATAGAAGCACCAATAAAATCTGGCGCTTTAATCACAGCTACTTATGCTAATGAGTTTTGTCGAGATGTTTACGCATTACCAGGAAGAATTGATGATCAACCATCACAAGGTTGTTTAAAATTAATTAGTCAAGGTGCAGGTTTAATTAATCAAGAACTTAGTGAATTATTAACCATGTTGGGTGCAATTCCCCAAATAGATATAGAAATTCCCATAATTAAATCTCCTCCTTTACCTGACTTAGCACCAGAATTACAACAGGTAATAGATATTTTGGCTATTGATGTTTTATCGTTTGATTTTATAATTCAAAAAACAGGGATGAATGCGGCTTTAGTTTCCAGTTCCTTATTACAATTAGAACTCATGGGTTTAGTTACGCAACTCCCAGGAATGCGATATCAAAAATGTTAA
- a CDS encoding alpha/beta hydrolase, whose product MNMFGNWGSALKKNSLTLILSILLPTLGISNPVMAAEQIHASYSALKISIPISALESYAKYGIINADLAGYYQYIPTNKLQELRKILVQPLKISPAVTAQFLDTQQGKFILQRLAGLIKPKSDYSKFTSWSLRTALIAAAAEPEGLNLLNLLRKYPQDNIKIDVASSLKVAGELEKIINDTETTISALIQASKLEADQISYTNFSQLPKLSNPVILSSQKQTIKFFDVVRNRHLTTDLYIPNSQNPVPVIVISHGLGLDSSNFRYLANNLVKHGFAVVIPNHPGSGAKRLKFLINGNSNQVTHDNEFKDRPLDIKYILDQLESDSRFQQRLNLQQVGVFGQSLGGYTALALAGAKINFSQLQADCHPDKLRNTWNMSLLLQCRALELPNQSGQEYNLQDTRIKAAIAVNPITSSIFGQAGLSQIHTPVMIVGSSEDTVAPTLYEQIVPFSWIIHPEKYLVMLLGGTHFSIIGNSNPGSTQMALPTDMVGDASQAHNYMNALSLPFFQTYIAGKPEYLSYLNAAYAQSISSQSLGLNLVQSLDHLKLAPVLGNLQDSQPVKKRLSHPIVNFGFWLLGIGISLLHLI is encoded by the coding sequence ATGAATATGTTTGGTAATTGGGGCAGCGCCCTCAAAAAAAATTCTCTAACACTGATTTTGTCTATATTGCTGCCAACATTGGGGATAAGTAACCCGGTTATGGCGGCAGAACAAATTCATGCTTCCTATTCAGCACTAAAAATTTCTATCCCTATTAGTGCCTTAGAAAGCTATGCAAAATATGGGATAATTAATGCAGATTTAGCAGGCTATTATCAATATATTCCTACAAACAAACTGCAAGAATTAAGGAAAATTTTAGTTCAACCACTGAAAATCAGTCCGGCTGTAACTGCCCAATTTCTTGACACCCAACAAGGGAAATTTATCTTACAAAGATTAGCAGGGTTAATTAAACCTAAATCTGATTATTCAAAATTTACTTCTTGGTCATTACGTACAGCTTTAATTGCTGCTGCTGCTGAACCGGAAGGGTTAAATTTATTAAATTTATTACGCAAATATCCTCAAGATAATATTAAGATTGATGTGGCTTCCAGCCTAAAAGTTGCTGGTGAGTTAGAGAAAATCATCAACGACACAGAAACAACTATTTCCGCATTAATCCAAGCATCGAAATTGGAGGCTGATCAAATTTCTTATACTAATTTTTCTCAATTACCAAAATTGTCAAATCCAGTAATTTTATCATCCCAGAAACAAACAATTAAGTTCTTTGATGTAGTCCGTAATCGGCATTTAACCACAGACCTATATATCCCTAATAGCCAAAATCCTGTACCTGTAATTGTGATTTCTCATGGTTTAGGTTTGGACAGTAGTAACTTTCGTTATTTAGCAAATAATTTAGTTAAACATGGGTTTGCTGTAGTAATTCCCAATCATCCTGGTAGTGGTGCTAAACGACTAAAATTTTTAATAAATGGTAATAGTAATCAAGTTACACACGATAATGAATTTAAAGATAGACCTTTAGATATCAAATATATTTTAGATCAATTAGAGTCAGATTCACGATTTCAGCAGCGGCTGAACTTACAACAAGTGGGAGTATTTGGTCAGTCTTTAGGAGGTTATACTGCCTTAGCTTTAGCGGGGGCAAAAATTAACTTTTCCCAACTACAAGCAGACTGTCATCCTGACAAATTGCGAAATACTTGGAATATGTCTTTACTGTTGCAATGTCGGGCTTTGGAATTGCCCAACCAGTCAGGACAGGAGTACAATTTACAAGATACCAGAATCAAGGCGGCGATCGCTGTTAATCCGATCACCAGTTCTATTTTCGGACAAGCCGGGTTAAGCCAAATTCATACCCCAGTCATGATTGTTGGTAGCAGCGAAGACACAGTTGCCCCAACTTTATATGAGCAAATTGTCCCTTTTTCTTGGATTATTCATCCCGAAAAATATTTAGTCATGCTACTTGGTGGTACTCATTTTTCTATCATTGGTAACAGCAATCCTGGCAGTACCCAAATGGCATTACCAACAGATATGGTAGGTGATGCTTCCCAAGCCCATAATTACATGAATGCGTTAAGTTTACCTTTCTTCCAAACTTATATAGCCGGAAAACCGGAATATCTATCTTATCTTAACGCCGCTTACGCTCAAAGTATTTCTAGTCAGTCTCTTGGTTTAAATCTTGTCCAGTCCCTTGATCATCTTAAATTAGCACCAGTTTTAGGTAATCTTCAAGACAGCCAACCTGTGAAAAAAAGACTCTCTCATCCTATCGTCAATTTTGGATTTTGGCTGCTAGGTATTGGTATTTCTCTATTACATTTAATTTAG
- the lpdA gene encoding dihydrolipoyl dehydrogenase: protein MSPGFDYDLVIIGAGVGGHGAALHAISCGLKTAIIEAGDMGGTCVNRGCIPSKALLAASGKVRELRNAHHLKSLGIQIGNVEFERQAIADHANNLVAKIQGDLTNSLKRLGVEIIRGWGKVSGTQKVTITTDKGEKTITAQDIILSPGSVPFVPPGIEVDGKTVFTSDQGVKLETLPKWVAIIGSGYIGLEFSDVYSALGCEITLIEALSELMPGFDRDIAKLAERVLINPRDIETKVGIYAKKIIPGSPVIIELADFQTKEDLEVLEVDACLVATGRVPATQNLGLDSVGVALDRRNFIPVNDNMAVLSDGEVVPHLWAIGDAIGKMMLAHAASAQGIIAVENMMGRHKTVDYRSIPAAAFTHPEVSYVGLTETAAHALGLTEGFEVATSKSYFKGNSKALAENDTDGMTKVIYRTDTGEVLGVHIFGPHASDLIHEAAAAIASRQSIQTLAYLVHAHPTLSEVLDEAYKRALVS from the coding sequence GTGAGTCCTGGATTTGATTACGATTTGGTGATTATCGGCGCTGGTGTAGGCGGTCATGGCGCTGCTTTACACGCTATCAGTTGCGGTCTAAAAACGGCGATTATTGAAGCTGGAGATATGGGAGGAACTTGTGTAAACAGGGGTTGTATTCCTTCTAAGGCATTATTAGCGGCTTCAGGAAAGGTGAGGGAATTACGTAATGCCCATCATCTCAAGTCTTTGGGAATACAGATTGGTAATGTGGAGTTTGAACGGCAAGCGATCGCTGATCATGCTAACAATCTCGTTGCCAAAATTCAAGGGGACTTAACGAACAGTCTCAAGCGCTTGGGAGTTGAAATTATTCGGGGTTGGGGTAAGGTGTCTGGTACACAAAAAGTTACCATCACCACCGACAAAGGTGAGAAAACCATCACCGCCCAAGACATTATCCTTTCTCCTGGTTCTGTTCCCTTCGTTCCCCCCGGAATTGAAGTAGACGGCAAAACCGTATTTACCAGTGACCAAGGTGTTAAATTAGAAACTCTACCCAAGTGGGTGGCAATTATTGGTAGCGGTTACATTGGCTTAGAATTTTCTGATGTTTACTCGGCTTTAGGTTGTGAAATCACCTTAATTGAAGCCCTGAGTGAGTTAATGCCAGGATTTGATCGGGACATTGCTAAACTGGCAGAACGGGTCTTAATTAACCCCCGTGATATTGAAACCAAAGTCGGTATCTACGCTAAAAAAATTATTCCTGGTTCACCAGTAATCATTGAGTTGGCTGACTTTCAAACTAAAGAAGATTTAGAAGTTCTGGAAGTTGATGCTTGTTTGGTCGCGACCGGTCGCGTTCCAGCTACGCAAAATCTTGGGTTAGATTCTGTGGGAGTCGCTCTTGATCGCCGTAATTTTATTCCTGTAAATGATAATATGGCGGTATTATCGGACGGGGAAGTTGTTCCCCATCTCTGGGCTATTGGTGATGCTATCGGCAAAATGATGTTGGCTCATGCGGCATCGGCTCAAGGTATTATTGCTGTAGAAAATATGATGGGTCGTCACAAAACTGTTGACTACCGCAGCATTCCCGCCGCCGCTTTTACCCATCCAGAGGTTAGCTATGTGGGCTTGACTGAAACAGCCGCCCATGCTTTGGGTTTAACTGAAGGTTTTGAAGTCGCCACCAGTAAGAGTTACTTTAAAGGTAATTCCAAGGCTTTGGCAGAAAATGATACTGATGGAATGACGAAGGTAATTTATCGTACAGATACTGGCGAGGTGTTAGGTGTACATATCTTTGGTCCCCACGCCTCAGATTTAATTCATGAAGCCGCCGCCGCTATTGCCAGTCGTCAATCTATCCAAACTCTTGCTTACCTAGTTCACGCTCATCCAACGCTTTCAGAAGTTTTAGATGAAGCTTATAAACGGGCATTAGTTAGTTAG
- a CDS encoding ribbon-helix-helix domain-containing protein, with amino-acid sequence MNIQLKPETEELVQAYIDTGRFENIEDAVNEAFSLLLDRERRLEELNRLRMDK; translated from the coding sequence ATGAATATTCAACTTAAACCTGAAACAGAGGAATTAGTACAAGCTTATATTGACACGGGGCGATTTGAAAATATAGAAGATGCAGTAAATGAGGCTTTTAGTTTGCTGCTGGACAGAGAAAGAAGACTAGAGGAACTGAACAGATTAAGAATGGACAAGTAA